In Panicum virgatum strain AP13 chromosome 5K, P.virgatum_v5, whole genome shotgun sequence, the genomic window GGATACAAGATCAGAATAGAATATGGGGAAGATAGAATATCTATTGGATGGGTTTTTTtgtgttctttttctttttttagccaATTTACTCAAAATAAGAGCTCTTTAAGATGCTCTCACTTGGATCTTATTTGTATAGTAGATTTTTATTTTAACTTATAACTATATATAAGATTAGAATATGATTCTTCTAAAATCCAGCTTTTAGATTATTTAGACTAAATTTTAATGTTCTTCACCACCAGTAGGCACCACCACGTTACAGACCTGAGCTCTTTGATCCCTGCTACTTTAACTAATTTGGTCCGCAATGAATttctttttcaaaataactATGGATTCTTGCCTGCTTGGCCTCTAGAGCGGATCTGGTTCCctacttcttctttttttaactACTACTAGTAGTATGCAACAAATGCAACCTTTCTCCTTGGTCTTCAAGGGGGGATCAGAATTagagtttttcttttcaaaaaaaaaagaggaaaagctCATCGGCGATAGAAGTTAAAGAAGGAAGATAGTCTATGAAGGTGCAAAAAAAGAAGACACAAAGGTGGAGCTAGTTGTCTTGACCATTGGGGTCAATCCATATAAACGTTGGAATCTAGAGTGTTAGAATAGCGATTTAGCATCGAATTTGCTGAAATTTATCGAGGTAGATCCGCCGTCGAGAAAATACATGGACACTGAATCGATAACAAATGGATGGTTTAAAAATTTTGGCGGCAACAGATAAAACACAAACAATATGATATAGACAACCTCTAAGTTTAATTAGAATTTTTCGAAGACATACATACTTACAAGTGAAATAGCTAAtactatttttgaaaaaaagaatTTGCTAATATTTGTATTTCGGTAGCAAAAACATTTATAATCTTAACTTTGGGCAAAATTTGCCCATAATAACGGAGGAGAGTAGCAAACAATGAATTCCCACCCTTctggccccacatgtcatcgACTTGTGCAATTCCCCGTATCCTCTGCCCGTTCGGATACTGTGCCTCCGATCCTCTCCTGGTCCGCCAGCAGTCAACCTCTGTCATCtgtctgctgttgctgctgctgcggacttgcggcggcggctctacccagatcggcggcggcagggccctCTTGCGGGTAGatcaggcgggcggcggcaatggGGCACCCGTACGCGCCGGCGGACCTGGAGCTGCCGGGCTTCGTACCGCTGCAGCTATCGCAGGGCCCGATCCTCGTGACCTACATCGGCGCCTCCCTCTTCGTCCTTCTCGCCATCTGGCTCATCTCCGGTACCCATACTCTGTGCCCCTCCCTCTTGTTCCCGCTTGTTCCCCCGCTCCATCACCCCGGATTCACTCCCTCCCTCTTGGAATTGACATTTTACTGTCCAAAGTTGCAATCTTGTCAGCACGAGGAACTTCAGATATGTAAAATTAAGAACCAAGATTGGTGAGACTGGATGCGACCTTGTAATTTATAAAATTGGTTAGCTTGTGGGCATCATGATTTGCTGCTTTATAAACAATCTGGGCGTATCTCATCTAAGATGACTTGGAATTTGCAACCCCATCTTTGATTGCAGAATTCAACAGTCCCAACAAATAAGAGCTATAAACAGAGACTTGCGCGTAACCCAAGACGAGTAGTCTTGCAATCTGATACTATAGTTCTGAGCTCATGTCACGTCTTTGCATGCAGGAAGATGTGGCGGATTATCCAAGACCGACCGTCTGCTCATGTGCTGGTGGGCATTCACAGGGTTGACCCACATACTGATCGAGGGTCCCTTCGTCTTCACCCCTAACTTCTTCAAGAAGGAGAACCCCAATTTCTTCGATGAACTTTGTAAGTTGTTGCCAGCATCGCCAACTGCCATTATTGTCCCAAATCAGAATGTATTTTGGATAAGCTGAAATGAGAGTGGTTGGGTTCTGCCTTGTTCAGGGAAAGAGTACAGCAAGGGGGACTCTAGGTACGTTGCTAGGGACACCGCAACTGTTACGGTTGAAGGGATTACCGCAGTATTGGAAGGCCCTGCATCACTTCTTGCTGTGTATGTCTTCTCAATTCCTACTCGACTTCTCTACATGCAGCCTGCTACAAGTCCTCTCTAGTCTTCTGTTACTAATGAAGTTCAGTCAAAACCTGGCTCGGTGATGGTGTTAGCTCCCATTCAGATTTCAGGCTGTATAAGGATATCTTATTTTTCTGTTAGAATTAAGGCACCAGGGAACCTGACGAtcaaaattttcttttagaaGTAGGCCTTGCTCTTCTGTCAGACACTAATTAGATTGGTTGGGTAGATTTACACTAGATGTTTGGTAATTAGATGCATCAGCGAAGGCTTCAGTTCTGTGTTTTTGGCTTTTTATAGATCAAATTGATCCAACTGCGCATGAGATAGTAGCACTATCTTGAATACCATGTGCTGTTTCTAGTGAATTTCTTGCACAATCTGAAAAACCTCATAGCTTTTTTTTTGTCAGAACATCAATGTAGAATCGGAAAACTCCTTTTTTACTTGTCCAGTAAAACTGTATTCAGAATAAAACTATGAACATGTTACCTGTAGTAGTAGGAAATTTTGGTTTACAGTTGTTCGGATTGTGTGATTTTGGATTAATGATGTAACGTTTACTTCATCTCACCAAAAGCTTGCTGCTTGCAGCTACGCTATTGCATCCCGGAAGTCCTACAGCCATATTCTTCAGTTCACTGTCTGCTTGGGTCAACTCTATGGATGCTTGGTTTACTTCATTACTGCCTCCTTGGATGGCTTCAATTTCTGGGCCAGTCCCTTCTACTTCTGGGCATACTTCATTGGTGCGAACAGTTCGTGGGTTGTGATACCAACACTCATTGCCATGAGATCCTGGAAGAAGATCTGTGGAGCATTTCAAGCTGAAAAGGTGAAGACCAAATAAAAACGGCCTTGGCCACTGTTTCATCAGAAACTTGACACTGAAATTCTTGTGTTTGTACTGAAAACTGCTTCTACCATTTGCTGAAACAACATTGTAATGCAAGAAAATGTGATTTCGTTCCCAATCAAACAGGGTTGCTGGCTATTCCTTCGAAATAATAGAAGCTGTACTCTTAACTCAAAAGCTCTTCTGTTTAGCAAACAAAAGACTTAagtctatattctttttcttagATGGTTGACTAAGGGTCCATTTGGTTGGATGGACGCCGTGGAATAGGAGATGCAGCCCAGTTTCTGAGGCTTTTGGTTTGAAATTACGAAATACATGGATAGGATAGCCTTGTTCTCCAACCAAACAGACCCCAATTCTAGTGTGACAATAGCTGAGCCTGTGATTCTGGTCGTTGCCCTGATGATTCTGTATTTCCCTCGTGTGTGTATTTCAGCCATAAGATGAATTTTTCACCTTGCACAGTTAGATTTAATCCCCGGCTAAATTGTAGGCATATGATTCAGTAAAACTTTCCACTGACCTATAAAATTTCAGGTGGCAAGCTGGTGTCATTTTGTTATGGCGCCCTCTGATTTTGCCTCAGCAACTAATACGATCTTGCAACATTGAAAAACAATAGCAAGGACTGCTGAGATGAAACCAAATTCAAATCGTTTGTAAAAGCTAAATCTGGTGTCGAATAAAAGCAGGGAACAAGAGAAAGCAAAGTTATCAGTACAGTCGAGTAACACAGAACACGATGAAACCCATACATCTTTCACTGCAAATTCACTGAAACATTTACAGATTCATCAGTCATCAATCATTTTGCATCTAAACTCCTGCAAGGTTTAGTAGACACCCAGGATGTAATTACAAATTATGCATGGAGATCTAAcaaacagtgtttttctctcacatcaaaccagcaccagccagcagccaaccagcaatacttttctctcacaacaaatcagcaccagccacagcacaaCGAACAGAGTGACAGACTCATCAGTCATTACCCATTTTGCATCTAACTAAAAAAATTCATTTTACaagtttttctctcacaccaaaccaaCAGCCACCAGTAGTACTTTtatctcacaacaaatcagcaccagccacagcacagcgaacagagtgacaGACTCATCAGTCATTACCCATTTTGCATAGactaaaaaaaaaattcattttacaacacaggacGTAATTACATATGGAGACCTCGCCTCTGTACATCCTATAGCTTTCTCGCCTTTGCATATGAACATCCAGTGCGTTTTTTTGAACCCATACCTAGCTATCCATCATGACTTGCAGCGAGAAAGCATCAATAGTTTCTTACTCTACTAATAGCTGGTAGTACAACAGAAGGTTGAGCAATAACAAAGGTTGACAGGGTAGAGTTAAACACCAAAAAGGAATTGATTCCATTCCAAATGTCCAATAATGATTCCCTAAACTCAGGCAACAAAAACAATCCTCAAAAGAGGTAATACAAAAATGCCGGCTGACAATGGCAAACAACATCAGACCCCAAAAAATCTAGATCCGGTATTC contains:
- the LOC120706299 gene encoding probable 3-beta-hydroxysteroid-Delta(8),Delta(7)-isomerase yields the protein MGHPYAPADLELPGFVPLQLSQGPILVTYIGASLFVLLAIWLISGRCGGLSKTDRLLMCWWAFTGLTHILIEGPFVFTPNFFKKENPNFFDELWKEYSKGDSRYVARDTATVTVEGITAVLEGPASLLAVYAIASRKSYSHILQFTVCLGQLYGCLVYFITASLDGFNFWASPFYFWAYFIGANSSWVVIPTLIAMRSWKKICGAFQAEKVKTK